The following proteins are encoded in a genomic region of Comamonas resistens:
- a CDS encoding IS3 family transposase (programmed frameshift) produces MPSPKNLTNVEVLGPQKRRRWSPQEKLAMVQQSYEPGYSVSLVARQHGVNANQLFLWRKLHQQGELMPVAAGESTVPAAQLADAMRQIRELQRLLGKKTMEAEILKEAVEWGRGKKLSCALALAAGGHPMKRVCDVLGVARSAAVKRRLRSSDWTDGRQRRQNDDLGLVEQLRSAIENLPSYGYRRAWALLRRERACQGLPAVNHKRVYRVMRTHGLLLQRRAPAVRAQRRHHGRVSVEASNQRWCSDGFEFRCDNGEAVRTTFALDCCDREAMSWVASTEGYTGDDVRDVMLAAVERRFGNALPDRPIQWLSDNGSAYTAALTRSFARDVGLEPVNTPVSSPQSNGMAESFVRTMKRDYVNFMSKPDARTAIGNLAIAFEHYNEHHSHSALRYHSPREFRRKGMATR; encoded by the exons ATGCCTAGTCCTAAAAATCTAACGAACGTAGAGGTCCTGGGGCCACAGAAGCGCCGCCGCTGGTCGCCGCAGGAGAAGCTGGCGATGGTCCAGCAAAGCTATGAACCCGGCTACAGCGTGTCGCTGGTGGCCCGTCAGCACGGCGTCAACGCGAACCAGTTGTTCCTGTGGCGCAAGCTGCACCAACAGGGAGAGCTGATGCCGGTGGCCGCGGGCGAGAGCACGGTGCCTGCGGCTCAGTTGGCCGATGCCATGCGCCAGATCCGAGAGTTGCAGCGCCTGCTGGGCAAGAAAACCATGGAGGCCGAGATCCTCAAGGAGGCCGTTGAGTGGGGGCGCG GCAAAAAACTATCTTGCGCGCTCGCCCTTGCTGCCGGGGGACACCCAATGAAACGGGTCTGTGATGTTCTCGGCGTGGCGCGCTCAGCGGCTGTCAAGCGACGGCTGCGCAGCAGTGATTGGACCGATGGTCGCCAGCGTCGCCAAAACGATGATCTGGGCCTGGTGGAGCAACTGCGCTCGGCCATCGAGAACCTGCCCAGCTACGGCTACCGCCGGGCCTGGGCGCTGCTACGGCGCGAGCGGGCCTGCCAAGGGCTGCCTGCGGTCAACCACAAGCGGGTCTACCGGGTCATGCGCACGCACGGCTTGCTGTTGCAACGCCGAGCCCCTGCGGTGCGTGCACAGCGCCGCCATCATGGGCGAGTCTCGGTGGAGGCAAGCAACCAGCGCTGGTGTTCGGACGGCTTCGAGTTCCGCTGTGACAACGGCGAGGCCGTGCGCACGACGTTTGCGCTGGACTGCTGCGACCGCGAGGCGATGAGCTGGGTGGCCTCCACAGAAGGCTACACGGGTGACGATGTGCGCGACGTGATGCTGGCTGCCGTGGAGCGGCGCTTCGGCAATGCACTGCCAGATAGGCCCATCCAATGGCTCTCGGACAATGGTTCAGCCTACACGGCCGCGTTGACCCGCAGTTTCGCCCGCGATGTGGGCCTGGAGCCGGTGAACACGCCAGTGAGTAGTCCCCAGAGCAATGGGATGGCAGAGTCGTTCGTCAGGACTATGAAGCGTGACTATGTGAACTTCATGTCCAAGCCCGATGCCCGCACAGCCATTGGCAACCTGGCCATCGCCTTCGAGCACTACAACGAGCACCATTCCCATAGCGCCCTGCGGTATCACTCGCCACGCGAGTTCCGCCGAAAGGGCATGGCAACCCGTTAA
- a CDS encoding ABC transporter ATP-binding protein codes for MTTDTKNPVAGGDVLAIPVLRVRNLSVTFDTYKGAVHVLHDVSFAIARGEILGVVGESGAGKSMTGSAVTGLIEPPGRISGGTVELFGERIDTLRGEDLRRIRGKRIGTIFQDPLTSLNPVYTVGRHLVETIRAHLPVSESEAEARALALLEEVEIPHARKRLDQYPHQFSGGMRQRVAIALALCAEPELIIADEPTTALDVSVQAQIIALLRRVCKERGAAAMLITHDMGVIAETADRVMVMYQGRVLETGPVRQVLDAPREPYTQVLMAAIPSVHQRVQRLPVPEVDAGPVAVAVPWTPKSIAADADVESAGALLEVKSLGKDYDLSSGWLARLLAREEHKILKAVDEVSFTIRKGSTFGLVGESGSGKSTVARMVAGLTLPTRGSILFDGVDKWSPAARSVAMRRRFQMIFQDPYASLNPRWTVEALIAEPLQVLGIAHGKEETAERVQDALRRVRMKPDDAKKYPHQFSGGQRQRIAVARALASQPEFIICDEPTSALDVSVQAQVLNLMRDLQDEFGLTYLLISHNLAVIRHMCDDIGVMQRGRLVETGEAAAVLDAPQHGYTRELMAAIPDIAHVH; via the coding sequence ATGACTACAGACACAAAGAACCCCGTGGCTGGCGGTGATGTGCTCGCCATCCCGGTTTTGCGCGTGCGCAATTTGAGCGTCACCTTCGATACCTACAAAGGAGCCGTGCATGTGCTGCACGATGTGTCCTTCGCTATTGCGCGCGGTGAAATCCTCGGCGTGGTGGGTGAGTCGGGTGCGGGCAAATCCATGACGGGTTCGGCCGTCACCGGCCTGATCGAGCCGCCGGGCCGCATCTCCGGCGGCACGGTAGAGCTGTTTGGCGAGCGCATCGACACCTTGCGTGGCGAAGACCTGCGCCGCATTCGCGGCAAGCGCATAGGCACCATCTTCCAGGACCCGCTGACCAGCCTGAACCCGGTCTACACCGTGGGCCGGCATCTGGTGGAAACCATACGCGCCCATTTGCCGGTCAGCGAGAGCGAGGCCGAGGCCCGCGCGCTGGCGCTGCTGGAGGAGGTGGAAATTCCACATGCCAGGAAGCGTTTGGATCAGTATCCGCACCAGTTTTCCGGCGGCATGCGTCAGCGCGTGGCGATTGCGCTGGCGCTGTGTGCAGAACCCGAGCTGATCATTGCCGACGAGCCCACCACGGCGCTAGACGTGTCGGTGCAGGCGCAGATCATTGCGCTGCTGCGCCGCGTCTGCAAGGAGCGCGGCGCGGCTGCCATGCTCATCACCCACGACATGGGCGTGATCGCCGAGACGGCCGACCGCGTGATGGTCATGTACCAGGGCCGGGTGCTGGAAACCGGGCCCGTACGCCAGGTGCTGGATGCGCCGCGCGAGCCCTACACCCAGGTGCTGATGGCCGCCATCCCCAGCGTGCACCAGCGCGTGCAACGCCTGCCCGTGCCCGAGGTGGACGCTGGGCCGGTCGCTGTTGCCGTGCCATGGACTCCGAAATCCATAGCTGCTGACGCTGATGTAGAAAGCGCTGGAGCGCTTTTGGAGGTCAAGAGCCTGGGCAAGGACTACGACCTGTCCAGCGGCTGGCTGGCCCGGCTGCTGGCGCGCGAGGAGCACAAAATCCTCAAGGCCGTGGATGAGGTGTCGTTCACCATCCGCAAAGGCAGCACCTTTGGTCTGGTGGGCGAGTCAGGCTCGGGCAAGTCCACCGTGGCGCGCATGGTGGCGGGGCTGACACTGCCCACGCGCGGCAGCATCTTGTTCGACGGCGTGGACAAATGGAGTCCTGCGGCCCGGAGCGTGGCCATGCGCAGGCGCTTTCAGATGATCTTTCAGGACCCGTACGCCAGCCTGAACCCGCGCTGGACGGTGGAGGCGCTGATTGCCGAGCCGCTGCAGGTGCTGGGCATCGCTCACGGCAAGGAAGAAACCGCCGAGCGCGTGCAGGACGCGTTGCGCCGCGTGCGCATGAAGCCGGACGATGCCAAAAAGTACCCGCACCAGTTCTCTGGCGGTCAGCGCCAGCGTATCGCCGTGGCGCGGGCCCTGGCCAGCCAGCCGGAGTTCATCATCTGCGACGAACCTACATCGGCGCTCGATGTGTCGGTGCAGGCCCAGGTGCTGAACCTGATGCGCGATCTGCAGGACGAGTTTGGCCTGACGTATCTGCTCATCAGCCACAACCTGGCCGTGATCCGCCATATGTGCGACGACATCGGCGTGATGCAGCGTGGTCGTCTAGTGGAGACAGGGGAGGCTGCTGCCGTGCTGGATGCACCGCAGCATGGCTATACGCGGGAGCTGATGGCGGCGATCCCCGATATTGCGCATGTGCATTGA
- a CDS encoding ABC transporter permease codes for MEQANIPSGWKASDSSVKRAFAKSRLVQMACGTLALIVLATIFAPLLAWQNPFDPANLDLMDAFARPWSQGMGEAFYPLGADDQGRDVFSAILYGLRMSVFVGVSAVVLSLIIGVPLGLLAGYAGGWFDTLLMRIADIQLTFPVILVALLIFGIARGLLPEGYRDDMAVYVIIVAIGLSDWVQYARTVRGAVMVEKHKDYVLAAQLIGRSQAAILARHILPNLLAPILVIATISFAHAIVAESTLSYLGVGLPPTSPSLGTLIRIGQGFLFSGEWWILLFPSLVLLALALSVNLVGDWLRDALNPKLQ; via the coding sequence GTGGAACAGGCAAATATTCCCTCCGGCTGGAAGGCCAGCGACTCGTCGGTCAAGCGCGCCTTTGCCAAATCGCGGCTGGTGCAAATGGCCTGCGGCACGCTGGCGCTGATCGTGCTGGCCACCATCTTTGCGCCCCTGCTGGCCTGGCAGAACCCGTTCGATCCGGCCAATCTGGATTTGATGGATGCTTTCGCCCGCCCCTGGAGCCAGGGCATGGGCGAGGCCTTTTACCCGCTGGGCGCGGACGATCAGGGTCGCGATGTGTTCAGCGCCATTCTTTATGGCCTGCGCATGTCGGTGTTCGTGGGTGTATCGGCCGTGGTGTTGTCGCTGATCATCGGCGTGCCTCTGGGCCTGCTTGCCGGCTACGCGGGCGGCTGGTTCGACACGCTGCTGATGCGCATTGCCGACATCCAGCTCACGTTCCCGGTGATTCTGGTGGCGCTGCTGATCTTCGGCATTGCGCGCGGCCTGCTGCCCGAGGGCTATCGCGACGATATGGCCGTGTACGTGATCATCGTGGCCATCGGTCTTTCGGACTGGGTGCAATACGCCCGTACCGTGCGCGGTGCGGTGATGGTGGAAAAGCACAAGGACTATGTGCTGGCGGCGCAACTGATAGGCCGCAGCCAGGCCGCAATTCTGGCCAGGCATATCCTGCCCAATCTGCTGGCGCCGATTCTGGTGATTGCCACCATCAGCTTTGCCCATGCCATCGTGGCCGAATCCACGCTGTCCTATCTGGGCGTGGGCCTGCCGCCCACCTCGCCCTCGCTGGGCACGCTGATTCGCATCGGTCAGGGCTTTCTGTTCTCGGGCGAGTGGTGGATTCTGCTGTTCCCCTCGCTGGTGCTGCTGGCGCTGGCCCTGTCCGTCAATCTTGTGGGCGACTGGCTGCGCGACGCTCTCAACCCCAAGCTGCAGTGA
- a CDS encoding ABC transporter permease, producing MLLHLLRRLGQSVLVLLAVSFISFMVFRHIGDPTISLLGEDASVQEREALTEELGFNQSVPLQYLHYAGKVLHGDLGISYRLKRPVADIIAERLPATLELALTAALFALAIGVALGVYTALRRDGFLSRAIMTVSLVGVSLPTFLIGIGLIYLFAVELRWLPSFGRGETVKIGGWETGLLTTSGLAALIMPAITLGFYNMTLIMRLVRAEMLEVLRSDYIRFGRARGLRERDLYFGHALRNTLIPVITIAGLQIGSLIAFAIVTETVFQWPGVGLLFISSIQGVDVPLIAAYLMFIALLYVVINLFVDFLYVLVDPRLRKGTP from the coding sequence ATGCTGCTTCATCTGCTGCGCAGGCTGGGCCAGTCAGTCCTGGTACTGCTGGCCGTCTCCTTTATTTCCTTCATGGTGTTCCGCCATATTGGCGACCCCACCATCAGCCTGCTGGGCGAGGATGCCTCGGTTCAGGAGCGCGAAGCGCTGACCGAAGAGCTGGGCTTCAACCAGTCGGTGCCGCTGCAGTACCTGCACTATGCGGGCAAGGTACTGCACGGTGATCTGGGCATTTCCTACCGGCTCAAGCGCCCCGTGGCCGACATCATTGCCGAGCGCCTGCCCGCCACGCTGGAGCTGGCGCTGACGGCTGCCTTGTTCGCCCTGGCCATAGGCGTGGCGCTGGGCGTGTACACCGCGTTGCGGCGTGACGGGTTCCTGAGCCGCGCCATCATGACGGTGTCGCTGGTGGGGGTGTCGCTGCCCACCTTTTTGATAGGGATAGGCCTGATTTATCTGTTTGCAGTGGAGCTGCGCTGGCTGCCCTCGTTCGGGAGGGGGGAGACCGTGAAGATCGGCGGCTGGGAAACCGGCCTGCTGACGACCTCTGGCCTGGCGGCGCTGATCATGCCGGCCATCACGCTGGGCTTTTACAACATGACGTTGATCATGCGGCTGGTGCGGGCCGAGATGCTGGAGGTGCTGCGCTCCGACTACATACGCTTCGGCCGTGCGCGCGGCCTGCGCGAGCGCGATCTGTACTTCGGCCACGCGCTGCGCAACACGCTGATTCCCGTTATCACCATTGCGGGTCTGCAGATCGGCTCGCTGATCGCCTTTGCCATCGTCACCGAAACCGTGTTTCAGTGGCCGGGCGTGGGCCTGCTGTTCATCTCGTCCATTCAGGGTGTGGACGTACCCCTGATTGCCGCCTATCTGATGTTCATCGCGCTCTTGTACGTGGTGATCAATCTGTTCGTGGACTTTTTGTATGTGCTGGTGGACCCCAGGTTGAGAAAAGGCACACCCTGA
- a CDS encoding ABC transporter substrate-binding protein: MTFKTLAHALLAAGLLASAGLAQAETVRWARSSDVTTLDPHVFNVGTNFVLMHQMYETLVNRSADGKLVPTLALSWKMLPGDPSVWEFKLRPDVKFHDGTPFTAKDVVFSLNRAKGPNAQVKSLLASVEDIKVVDDLTVQVKTKGPNLIFPNNLTNIFIMSEKWARANGAAETQDAGTKTENGATRAENGTGPYVLASREVDSRTVMKLNPNYWGKGSTPLEVTELVYLPIKSPATRVAALLSGEVDFAQDIPAQDVARLKQDSKLRINEGPENRSIFLGLNVGAPELKSSNVKGKNPFADPKVRQAVELAIDRDAIRRSVMRGLSNPSGIMAPSFVNGYEKAMATYPKADVAKAKALLAEAGYPNGFTVTLNTPNDRYVNDEAIGTAVAGFLGRVGIKTEVAARPIAQHSVALVKAESDFYLYGWGVPTYDSAYIFDFLVATRGKEGRGAQNATHYSNADLDNKIVSLSSESDKARRDATIRQIWEVVQKERFYIPLHDQVIHFASARKINVPVHPDNAIHFKDVKFVK, translated from the coding sequence ATGACTTTCAAGACCCTGGCCCACGCGCTGCTCGCGGCTGGCCTGCTGGCATCTGCGGGCCTGGCCCAGGCCGAAACCGTGCGCTGGGCGCGCTCGTCCGATGTGACCACGCTGGACCCCCATGTGTTCAATGTCGGCACCAACTTCGTGCTGATGCACCAGATGTACGAGACCCTGGTCAACCGCTCTGCCGACGGCAAGCTCGTGCCCACGCTGGCCCTGTCCTGGAAGATGCTGCCCGGTGACCCCAGCGTCTGGGAGTTCAAGCTGCGCCCCGACGTGAAGTTCCATGACGGCACGCCTTTCACCGCCAAGGATGTGGTGTTCTCGCTGAACCGGGCCAAGGGGCCGAACGCCCAGGTCAAGTCGCTGCTGGCCTCGGTGGAGGACATCAAGGTCGTGGACGATCTCACGGTGCAGGTGAAGACCAAGGGGCCCAATCTGATCTTCCCCAACAACCTGACCAATATCTTCATCATGAGCGAGAAGTGGGCCAGGGCCAATGGCGCGGCCGAGACGCAGGATGCCGGCACCAAGACCGAAAACGGTGCCACGCGTGCCGAGAACGGCACAGGCCCTTATGTGCTGGCCAGCCGTGAAGTCGATTCCAGGACGGTAATGAAGCTCAACCCCAATTACTGGGGCAAGGGATCGACGCCGCTGGAGGTGACCGAGCTGGTCTATCTGCCCATCAAGTCGCCAGCCACGCGCGTGGCCGCGCTGCTGTCGGGCGAGGTGGACTTTGCCCAGGACATTCCCGCGCAGGACGTGGCGCGTCTGAAGCAGGACAGCAAGCTGCGCATCAACGAAGGGCCGGAAAACCGTTCCATCTTTCTGGGCCTGAACGTGGGCGCGCCCGAGCTCAAAAGCAGCAATGTGAAGGGCAAGAACCCGTTTGCCGATCCCAAGGTGCGCCAGGCGGTGGAGCTGGCTATCGACCGCGATGCCATCAGGCGCTCGGTGATGCGCGGCCTGTCCAATCCCTCAGGCATCATGGCGCCGTCTTTTGTCAACGGCTATGAGAAGGCCATGGCCACCTATCCCAAGGCCGATGTGGCCAAGGCCAAGGCCTTGCTGGCCGAAGCCGGCTACCCCAACGGCTTCACCGTGACGCTGAACACGCCCAACGACCGCTATGTGAACGATGAGGCCATCGGCACGGCCGTGGCCGGTTTCCTGGGCCGCGTGGGTATCAAGACCGAAGTGGCGGCCAGACCCATTGCCCAGCACAGCGTGGCGCTGGTCAAGGCGGAAAGCGATTTCTACCTGTACGGCTGGGGCGTGCCCACCTATGACTCGGCCTATATCTTCGACTTCCTGGTCGCCACGCGCGGCAAGGAAGGGCGTGGTGCGCAGAATGCCACGCATTACAGCAATGCCGATCTGGACAACAAGATTGTTTCGCTCTCCTCCGAAAGCGACAAGGCCAGGCGCGATGCCACGATCAGGCAGATCTGGGAGGTGGTGCAGAAGGAGCGTTTCTACATTCCGCTGCATGACCAGGTGATCCACTTCGCGTCGGCCAGGAAGATCAATGTGCCGGTGCACCCGGACAATGCCATCCACTTCAAAGACGTGAAGTTCGTGAAGTAA
- a CDS encoding histidine phosphatase family protein translates to MHATRIIAIRHGETTWNVDGRIQGHLDIPLNDTGLWQAEQAARALAEESIAAIYSSDLLRAHVTAQAIARSSGAPLYADAGLRERCFGDFQGRTFKDVEASQPEDAQLWRTRNPSYAPPGGGDSLLALRERISSTVDRIASQHEGEQIVLVAHGGVMDVLYRMATRQDFQAPRTWELTNAAINRLLWTPDGLSLVGWADTAHLQQGSRDETHS, encoded by the coding sequence ATGCATGCCACGCGCATCATTGCCATCCGACATGGAGAGACAACCTGGAATGTCGACGGCCGCATCCAGGGCCATCTGGATATTCCTTTGAACGACACCGGTCTGTGGCAGGCCGAGCAGGCTGCCCGCGCCCTGGCCGAGGAAAGCATTGCCGCCATCTACAGCAGCGATCTGCTGCGCGCCCATGTCACGGCCCAGGCCATTGCCCGCAGCTCGGGCGCGCCGCTGTACGCCGATGCAGGCCTGCGCGAACGCTGCTTCGGCGACTTTCAGGGCCGCACCTTCAAGGATGTGGAAGCCAGCCAGCCCGAAGACGCCCAGCTCTGGCGCACCCGCAACCCGTCCTATGCCCCGCCCGGCGGCGGCGATTCGCTGCTGGCGCTGCGCGAGCGCATCTCCAGCACCGTGGACCGCATTGCCAGCCAGCATGAGGGCGAACAGATCGTGCTGGTCGCCCATGGCGGCGTGATGGATGTGCTCTACCGCATGGCCACGCGCCAGGACTTTCAGGCGCCACGCACCTGGGAGCTGACCAATGCCGCCATCAATCGCCTGCTGTGGACACCCGATGGCCTGTCTTTGGTAGGCTGGGCCGATACCGCACACCTTCAGCAAGGCAGCCGAGATGAAACACATTCCTGA
- a CDS encoding DSD1 family PLP-dependent enzyme, protein MKHIPEHLQALVGQAVKRIDTPALVIDLDAMDRNMERMARFARQHGVLWRPHAKLHKSAHIAHLLEQAGACGHCVQKVSEAEALAEGGVTHIFISNEVIAPLKLARVAALAKALSAEGGRLAIAVDCEEGITRLAQAMQAAQAGNAAIDVLVEIDVGQNRCGVEPGEAAVVLARAIQAQPALHFAGLQAYHGGAQHLRTAQERKAAIEQVLRLVNRTRHEFDRAGIEIPLITGAGTGTMVNEAASGVYGEIQPGSFLFMDADYAANQHDAAQPVFEHALYVKTQVMSLSRQHAVCDAGHKAHAIDSGLPRLHALAPEQALRFANGGDEHGVLHPDIQAGNTSGWLPALGDTLWLIPGHCDPTVNLHDYLIGVRGGRLKGVVERIFTVDGRGALT, encoded by the coding sequence ATGAAACACATTCCTGAACATTTGCAAGCCCTGGTCGGACAGGCCGTCAAACGCATAGACACCCCCGCCCTGGTCATAGACCTCGACGCCATGGACCGCAACATGGAACGCATGGCGCGCTTTGCCCGGCAGCATGGGGTGCTGTGGCGCCCTCATGCCAAGCTGCACAAGAGCGCGCATATCGCCCACCTGCTGGAGCAGGCCGGTGCCTGCGGCCACTGCGTGCAAAAAGTCAGCGAGGCCGAGGCCCTGGCGGAAGGCGGCGTGACCCATATCTTCATCAGCAATGAAGTCATTGCACCGCTCAAGCTGGCACGCGTGGCAGCCCTGGCCAAGGCCTTGAGCGCGGAGGGTGGCCGTCTGGCCATTGCCGTGGACTGCGAAGAAGGCATCACACGCCTGGCCCAGGCCATGCAGGCTGCCCAGGCGGGCAATGCCGCCATCGACGTGCTGGTGGAAATCGACGTCGGCCAGAACCGCTGCGGCGTGGAGCCCGGCGAGGCTGCCGTGGTGCTGGCCCGCGCCATTCAAGCCCAGCCAGCCCTGCACTTTGCGGGCCTGCAGGCCTATCACGGCGGTGCCCAGCATCTGCGCACCGCCCAGGAGCGCAAGGCCGCCATCGAGCAGGTGCTCAGGCTGGTCAACCGCACGCGCCACGAATTCGACCGCGCCGGCATTGAAATCCCGCTGATCACCGGCGCGGGCACCGGCACCATGGTCAACGAGGCCGCCAGCGGCGTCTATGGCGAAATCCAGCCCGGCTCCTTCCTCTTCATGGACGCCGACTACGCCGCCAATCAGCACGACGCGGCCCAGCCCGTTTTCGAGCATGCGCTCTACGTCAAGACCCAGGTCATGTCGCTCAGCCGCCAGCACGCCGTCTGCGATGCGGGCCACAAGGCCCATGCGATCGACTCGGGCCTGCCCCGGCTGCATGCGCTGGCGCCCGAGCAAGCGCTGCGCTTTGCCAATGGAGGCGATGAGCACGGCGTGCTGCACCCCGACATCCAGGCCGGCAACACCAGCGGCTGGCTGCCCGCGCTGGGCGATACGCTGTGGCTGATTCCCGGCCACTGCGACCCCACGGTCAATCTGCACGACTATCTGATCGGCGTACGCGGCGGCCGGCTCAAGGGCGTGGTCGAGCGCATCTTCACCGTGGACGGTCGTGGTGCGCTGACCTGA
- a CDS encoding phosphoribosyltransferase, producing the protein MSEIASVADLCGQNLPGFDATTDYWQATVTEAELSQSPLPPYAKSYPARLPDGRYLLLPLRGMPTADGSAPDRCVASLIANQASIAVVEQLALHMAEGARAHAFDVIVGLPTLGLAFAPLVARHLGHSRYVPLGYSRKYWYRDELSEPVSSITTPGKGKLLYIDPNQLNLITGKRVLVVDDAVSSGTTMVSGLKLLERCGAEVVAIAVAMRQGTQWQTRLRRADGSAIPVVAAYDCPRMERRADGWWPEYS; encoded by the coding sequence ATGAGTGAAATTGCATCCGTGGCCGATCTTTGCGGCCAGAACCTGCCCGGCTTTGATGCCACGACCGACTACTGGCAAGCCACCGTCACCGAGGCCGAGCTGAGCCAGTCGCCGCTGCCGCCCTATGCGAAGAGCTACCCGGCCAGACTGCCCGACGGCCGCTATCTGCTGCTGCCGCTGCGCGGCATGCCTACGGCTGACGGTTCTGCACCCGACCGCTGCGTGGCGTCGCTGATTGCCAACCAGGCCTCCATCGCCGTGGTGGAGCAACTGGCCCTGCATATGGCCGAGGGCGCACGCGCGCACGCGTTCGACGTGATCGTGGGTCTGCCCACGCTGGGCCTGGCCTTTGCGCCGCTGGTGGCGCGCCACCTGGGGCACAGCCGCTATGTACCGTTGGGCTATTCGCGCAAATACTGGTACCGCGACGAGCTCTCCGAGCCCGTCAGCTCCATCACCACGCCGGGCAAGGGCAAGCTGCTCTATATCGACCCGAACCAGCTAAACCTGATCACTGGCAAGCGTGTGCTGGTGGTGGACGATGCGGTCAGCAGCGGCACCACCATGGTGTCCGGTCTCAAGCTGCTGGAGCGCTGCGGCGCCGAGGTGGTGGCCATCGCCGTGGCCATGCGCCAGGGCACGCAGTGGCAGACCAGACTGCGCCGCGCCGATGGTTCTGCCATCCCCGTGGTCGCGGCCTACGACTGCCCGCGCATGGAGCGCCGGGCCGACGGCTGGTGGCCGGAATACTCCTGA
- a CDS encoding M20 aminoacylase family protein, with amino-acid sequence MAAPVNPVHAEIHPPVLPEVAVIAQEMLALRHDLHAHPELAYEEHRTGDIVAARLAEWGYEVHRGLGDTGVVGTLRCGDHPNGKHIGKRLGLRADMDALPIREATGLPYASRHDGKMHACGHDGHTATLLAAARVLAGRRNQLQGTLHLIFQPAEEGHGGAQKMVEQGLFELFPCDALYAFHNEPGYPAGQFGFRSGVMYSSSDTAIITIRGKGGHGAMPHVAVDPIVVASHLVLALQTIRSREIDPNDMAVVTIGAIHAGDAPNVIPETCELRVTIRARCPEVRQQLRERITAMAHAQAAVHRATAEVDYKWRYPPVMNDKAATDFAVEVARAFPGEQWLIPDLQPLQASDDFAIMLNQVPGNYFIVGNGVGEGGCMVHNAAYDFNDNLLPVTASYWVKLAESYLGRD; translated from the coding sequence ATGGCCGCGCCTGTGAACCCGGTGCATGCCGAAATCCACCCGCCCGTGCTGCCCGAAGTGGCGGTCATTGCACAGGAAATGCTGGCCCTGCGCCACGATCTGCATGCCCATCCCGAGCTGGCCTACGAAGAGCACCGCACCGGCGATATCGTGGCCGCCAGGCTGGCCGAATGGGGCTACGAGGTCCATCGCGGCCTGGGCGATACCGGCGTGGTGGGGACGCTGCGCTGCGGCGATCACCCGAATGGCAAGCACATCGGCAAACGTCTTGGCCTGCGCGCCGACATGGATGCGCTGCCCATCCGTGAAGCCACGGGCCTGCCCTATGCCAGTCGTCACGACGGCAAGATGCATGCCTGCGGCCACGACGGGCATACGGCCACGCTGCTGGCCGCAGCCAGGGTGCTGGCCGGGCGCAGGAACCAGCTCCAGGGCACGCTCCATCTGATCTTCCAGCCCGCCGAGGAAGGCCATGGCGGCGCACAGAAGATGGTGGAGCAGGGCCTGTTCGAGCTGTTTCCCTGCGATGCGCTCTACGCCTTTCACAACGAGCCCGGCTACCCGGCCGGGCAGTTCGGCTTTCGCTCGGGCGTGATGTATTCCAGCTCGGACACGGCCATCATCACCATCCGCGGCAAGGGCGGCCATGGCGCCATGCCCCATGTGGCGGTGGACCCCATCGTCGTGGCCTCGCATCTGGTGCTGGCGCTGCAGACCATACGCTCGCGCGAGATCGATCCCAACGACATGGCCGTGGTCACCATCGGTGCCATCCATGCGGGCGATGCGCCCAATGTGATTCCCGAAACCTGCGAGCTGCGCGTGACCATTCGCGCGCGCTGCCCCGAGGTGCGTCAGCAGCTGCGCGAGCGCATCACGGCCATGGCCCATGCCCAGGCCGCCGTGCACCGCGCCACGGCCGAGGTGGACTACAAGTGGCGTTATCCGCCCGTCATGAACGATAAGGCCGCGACGGATTTTGCGGTGGAGGTGGCGCGTGCATTTCCAGGCGAGCAATGGCTGATTCCCGATCTGCAGCCGCTGCAGGCCAGCGATGACTTCGCCATCATGCTCAACCAGGTTCCGGGCAACTACTTCATCGTCGGCAACGGCGTGGGCGAGGGCGGCTGCATGGTGCACAACGCGGCCTATGACTTCAACGACAACCTGCTGCCGGTCACGGCCTCGTACTGGGTGAAGCTGGCCGAGAGCTATCTGGGGCGCGACTGA